Proteins encoded by one window of Hylaeus volcanicus isolate JK05 chromosome 7, UHH_iyHylVolc1.0_haploid, whole genome shotgun sequence:
- the LOC128879616 gene encoding low-density lipoprotein receptor-like isoform X4 yields MGRSCRLLVLSLLHSLAIFGYLAAADHFSTDSRMCNSSDFKCSNNRCIPERWVCDGDEDCADGGDEDPQVCKTLTCTAEQFTCHLGKKTQCVPLTWMCDSQPDCEDDSDEAECNYTCRSDQFTCTNKKCIQQLYVCDNDDDCGDGSDEVDCAPVTCDPKTQFTCSENYCISSQWRCDGEFDCPNHSDEVDCKETPSTKRPSHCSKTEFDCGNDVTCIHQSWVCDGAKDCPNGVDESPERCHNVMCRLDEFQCEDRRTCIPGHLYCNGEAECSDGSDEKNCTSKAVVCDPATQFECREGSCIPISSVCDKRPDCLGWEDEKIELCGVNECLKNNGGCSQICIDLPIGFRCECGAGYQLIDNQTCDDINECLKPGSCSQYCLNEKGTFKCSCARGYLRDPRNHTRCKAAEGHASLLFTRRHDIRKVALDRQEMTEIVNNTKMAAALDFVFRTGMIFWSDIIEKKIYKAPIDEGNERTVVIDDGLTTSDGLAVDWIYSHIYWTDSRKNTIELANFEGNMRKTLIWDCIQEPRAIALNPVDGWMYWTDWSAEARIERAGMDGSRRRAIVEDGLKWPNGLTLDLIGRKIYWVDAKLNIIGSCNYDGSGRRTVLYSPSELRHPYSITTFEDYVYWTDWDKETIFKANKFTGKDVEAVTSVRSLQHPMVVHVYHPYRQPDGMNQCQAVNGHCSHLCLPAPVINTKSPLISCACPDGLTLLPDGLMCVEKVTTTVAPTTQEISKPFKRLETVNVTTTTINPSHSTDGDGKDSLTTESADAGLVAGIVIGVASLGLLLLALGAVLCYRHYLHRNVTSMNFDNPVYRKTTEDQFSLEKNRFPLPTATVGEEAQEPLTSPGTNDYV; encoded by the exons AGACGCTGACTTGCACGGCGGAACAGTTCACGTGTCACTTGGGAAAAAAGACGCAATGCGTGCCACTAACATGGATGTGCGACAGCCAGCCGGACTGTGAAGACGATTCCGACGAGGCTGAGTGCA ACTACACCTGTCGATCCGACCAGTTCACATGCACGAATAAGAAATGCATCCAGCAATTGTACGTTTGCGATAACGACGACGACTGCGGGGATGGCAGCGACGAAGTGGATTGCGCGCCAGTCACGTGCGACCCGAAAACGCAGTTCACTTGCTCGGAGAATTACTGCATAAGTTCCCAATGGAGGTGCGACGGCGAGTTCGATTGTCCGAACCACTCCGACGAGGTCGATTGCAAG GAAACCCCCAGCACCAAACGGCCAAGCCACTGCAGCAAGACGGAATTCGATTGCGGGAACGACGTCACTTGTATACACCAGAGCTGGGTTTGCGATGGCGCGAAGGATTGTCCAAACGGAGTAGACGAGTCGCCGGAACGGTGTCACAATGTCATGTGCAGACTCGACGAGTTCCAATGCGAGGATCGTCGTACTTGCATACCAG GTCACTTGTATTGCAACGGCGAAGCGGAATGCTCGGACGGCAGCGACGAGAAGAATTGCACGTCGAAAGCGGTCGTCTGTGATCCCGCGACTCAATTCGAATGCAGGGAGGGTTCCTGTATCCCCATCTCCAGCGTGTGCGATAAAAGACCAGATTGCCTCGGTTGGGAGGACGAAAAGATCGAGCTTTGCGGTGTAAACGAATGCTTGAAAAACAACGGCGGATGCTCGCAAATATGCATCGACTTGCCCATCGGTTTTCGTTGCGAGTGTGGCGCAGGGTACCAGTTAATTGATAATCAAACGTGCGATG ATATAAACGAATGTCTAAAGCCAGGCAGCTGTTCCCAATACTGTTTGAACGAGAAGGGTACCTTCAAATGCAGCTGTGCTCGGGGCTATCTCAGAGACCCTAGGAATCATACTCGTTGCAAAGCAGCAGAAGGTCACGCGAGTCTTCTATTTACCAGACGGCACGACATCAGAAAGGTAGCTCTGGACCGCCAAGAGATGACGGAAATAGTAAACAACACAAAAATGGCTGCAGCCTTGGATTTTGTATTCCGCACGGGTATGATCTTCTGGAGCGACATAATCGAGAAGAAGATCTACAA AGCCCCGATTGACGAAGGCAACGAGCGCACTGTTGTCATCGATGACGGTTTGACGACGTCGGATGGACTTGCCGTTGACTGGATATACAGTCATATTTATTGGACAGACTCGAGGAAGAATACTATAGAATTGGCCAACTTCGAAGGCAACATGAGAAAGACCCTTATATGGGACTGTATACAGGAACCCAGAGCGATTGCTCTGAATCCGGTTGATGGCTGGATGTATTGGACCGATTGGAGCGCCGAAGCTCGTATCGAGAGAGCTGGCATGGACGGCTCCCGTCGAAgg GCAATCGTCGAGGACGGCCTGAAATGGCCGAATGGCTTGACTCTGGATTTAATAGGCAGGAAGATATATTGGGTGGACGCGAAGTTGAACATAATTGGATCGTGTAATTACGATGGCTCGGGTAGACGAACGGTTCTTTACTCGCCCAGCGAATTGAGGCATCCTTACAGTATTACCACGTTCGAGGATTACGTGTATTGGACCGACTGGGACAaggaaacgatatttaaagcaaataaatttactgGAAAGGACGTCGAAGCTGTCACTTCTGTTCGATCACTGCAACATCCTATGGTTGTCCACGTGTACCATCCGTACAGACAACCCGATGGAATGAACCAATGCCAAGCCGTGAATGGCCACTGTAGTCACTTGTGCTTACCCGCGCCAGTAATTAACACGAAATCCCCGCTTATTAGTTGTGCTTGTCCGGATGGCCTAACACTGTTACCTGATGGTTTAATGTGCGTTGAAAAGG TAACTACAACAGTAGCACCCACAACGCAAGAAATTAGTAAACCGTTCAAGAGACTTGAAACCGTCAACGTTACTACCACGACTATCA accCATCACACTCCACAGATGGGGATGGAAAAGATAGTCTCACGACCGAGTCGGCGGATGCTGGTTTAGTAGCTGGTATAGTGATAGGCGTGGCATCCTTAGGGCTGTTACTCCTTGCATTAGGAGCAGTATTATGTTACAGGCATTATCTTCATCGTAACGTCACGAGTATGAATTTCGATAATCCTGTGTATAGGAAAACCACGGAAGATCAGTTCAGTCTGGAGAAAAATAGGTTTCCACTCCCCACTGCTACAGTTGGAGAAGAG GCTCAGGAACCTTTAACGAGTCCTGGAACAAATGATTACGTTTAA
- the LOC128879616 gene encoding low-density lipoprotein receptor-like isoform X6 yields MGRSCRLLVLSLLHSLAIFGYLAAADHFSTDKTLTCTAEQFTCHLGKKTQCVPLTWMCDSQPDCEDDSDEAECNYTCRSDQFTCTNKKCIQQLYVCDNDDDCGDGSDEVDCAPVTCDPKTQFTCSENYCISSQWRCDGEFDCPNHSDEVDCKETPSTKRPSHCSKTEFDCGNDVTCIHQSWVCDGAKDCPNGVDESPERCHNVMCRLDEFQCEDRRTCIPGHLYCNGEAECSDGSDEKNCTSKAVVCDPATQFECREGSCIPISSVCDKRPDCLGWEDEKIELCGVNECLKNNGGCSQICIDLPIGFRCECGAGYQLIDNQTCDDINECLKPGSCSQYCLNEKGTFKCSCARGYLRDPRNHTRCKAAEGHASLLFTRRHDIRKVALDRQEMTEIVNNTKMAAALDFVFRTGMIFWSDIIEKKIYKAPIDEGNERTVVIDDGLTTSDGLAVDWIYSHIYWTDSRKNTIELANFEGNMRKTLIWDCIQEPRAIALNPVDGWMYWTDWSAEARIERAGMDGSRRRAIVEDGLKWPNGLTLDLIGRKIYWVDAKLNIIGSCNYDGSGRRTVLYSPSELRHPYSITTFEDYVYWTDWDKETIFKANKFTGKDVEAVTSVRSLQHPMVVHVYHPYRQPDGMNQCQAVNGHCSHLCLPAPVINTKSPLISCACPDGLTLLPDGLMCVEKVTTTVAPTTQEISKPFKRLETVNVTTTTINPSHSTDGDGKDSLTTESADAGLVAGIVIGVASLGLLLLALGAVLCYRHYLHRNVTSMNFDNPVYRKTTEDQFSLEKNRFPLPTATVGEEAQEPLTSPGTNDYV; encoded by the exons AGACGCTGACTTGCACGGCGGAACAGTTCACGTGTCACTTGGGAAAAAAGACGCAATGCGTGCCACTAACATGGATGTGCGACAGCCAGCCGGACTGTGAAGACGATTCCGACGAGGCTGAGTGCA ACTACACCTGTCGATCCGACCAGTTCACATGCACGAATAAGAAATGCATCCAGCAATTGTACGTTTGCGATAACGACGACGACTGCGGGGATGGCAGCGACGAAGTGGATTGCGCGCCAGTCACGTGCGACCCGAAAACGCAGTTCACTTGCTCGGAGAATTACTGCATAAGTTCCCAATGGAGGTGCGACGGCGAGTTCGATTGTCCGAACCACTCCGACGAGGTCGATTGCAAG GAAACCCCCAGCACCAAACGGCCAAGCCACTGCAGCAAGACGGAATTCGATTGCGGGAACGACGTCACTTGTATACACCAGAGCTGGGTTTGCGATGGCGCGAAGGATTGTCCAAACGGAGTAGACGAGTCGCCGGAACGGTGTCACAATGTCATGTGCAGACTCGACGAGTTCCAATGCGAGGATCGTCGTACTTGCATACCAG GTCACTTGTATTGCAACGGCGAAGCGGAATGCTCGGACGGCAGCGACGAGAAGAATTGCACGTCGAAAGCGGTCGTCTGTGATCCCGCGACTCAATTCGAATGCAGGGAGGGTTCCTGTATCCCCATCTCCAGCGTGTGCGATAAAAGACCAGATTGCCTCGGTTGGGAGGACGAAAAGATCGAGCTTTGCGGTGTAAACGAATGCTTGAAAAACAACGGCGGATGCTCGCAAATATGCATCGACTTGCCCATCGGTTTTCGTTGCGAGTGTGGCGCAGGGTACCAGTTAATTGATAATCAAACGTGCGATG ATATAAACGAATGTCTAAAGCCAGGCAGCTGTTCCCAATACTGTTTGAACGAGAAGGGTACCTTCAAATGCAGCTGTGCTCGGGGCTATCTCAGAGACCCTAGGAATCATACTCGTTGCAAAGCAGCAGAAGGTCACGCGAGTCTTCTATTTACCAGACGGCACGACATCAGAAAGGTAGCTCTGGACCGCCAAGAGATGACGGAAATAGTAAACAACACAAAAATGGCTGCAGCCTTGGATTTTGTATTCCGCACGGGTATGATCTTCTGGAGCGACATAATCGAGAAGAAGATCTACAA AGCCCCGATTGACGAAGGCAACGAGCGCACTGTTGTCATCGATGACGGTTTGACGACGTCGGATGGACTTGCCGTTGACTGGATATACAGTCATATTTATTGGACAGACTCGAGGAAGAATACTATAGAATTGGCCAACTTCGAAGGCAACATGAGAAAGACCCTTATATGGGACTGTATACAGGAACCCAGAGCGATTGCTCTGAATCCGGTTGATGGCTGGATGTATTGGACCGATTGGAGCGCCGAAGCTCGTATCGAGAGAGCTGGCATGGACGGCTCCCGTCGAAgg GCAATCGTCGAGGACGGCCTGAAATGGCCGAATGGCTTGACTCTGGATTTAATAGGCAGGAAGATATATTGGGTGGACGCGAAGTTGAACATAATTGGATCGTGTAATTACGATGGCTCGGGTAGACGAACGGTTCTTTACTCGCCCAGCGAATTGAGGCATCCTTACAGTATTACCACGTTCGAGGATTACGTGTATTGGACCGACTGGGACAaggaaacgatatttaaagcaaataaatttactgGAAAGGACGTCGAAGCTGTCACTTCTGTTCGATCACTGCAACATCCTATGGTTGTCCACGTGTACCATCCGTACAGACAACCCGATGGAATGAACCAATGCCAAGCCGTGAATGGCCACTGTAGTCACTTGTGCTTACCCGCGCCAGTAATTAACACGAAATCCCCGCTTATTAGTTGTGCTTGTCCGGATGGCCTAACACTGTTACCTGATGGTTTAATGTGCGTTGAAAAGG TAACTACAACAGTAGCACCCACAACGCAAGAAATTAGTAAACCGTTCAAGAGACTTGAAACCGTCAACGTTACTACCACGACTATCA accCATCACACTCCACAGATGGGGATGGAAAAGATAGTCTCACGACCGAGTCGGCGGATGCTGGTTTAGTAGCTGGTATAGTGATAGGCGTGGCATCCTTAGGGCTGTTACTCCTTGCATTAGGAGCAGTATTATGTTACAGGCATTATCTTCATCGTAACGTCACGAGTATGAATTTCGATAATCCTGTGTATAGGAAAACCACGGAAGATCAGTTCAGTCTGGAGAAAAATAGGTTTCCACTCCCCACTGCTACAGTTGGAGAAGAG GCTCAGGAACCTTTAACGAGTCCTGGAACAAATGATTACGTTTAA
- the LOC128879398 gene encoding uncharacterized protein LOC128879398 produces the protein MTSFRSKFQIPGFITSKACSSISNLKENGYSILLGGPSLAHSVVKENVRYFWFFKSKKTVEYGSGNCGGPLPESNPVEPCEGCPSKCLAKKTKKKTTDSRKDSSKSEEKLDNCVEEKPVKVKLTWWEQIFGPDPKRFWPDPCTCRVALRQRKKERARDPRLMDPRYKETAGDVFMYTENLKPRSRPCLEPQPKPPPAFKVPKAVLFRMMDEGGEMGPLSNVVIEQKTDENLKISSHKYRIPYEEMRPPERRRRVFTCHEGIRSEDVIRPVSVELNTSRAPLINHQLHMQQGVQNNCNKPPEKIEKAPVVGNNIPEQGSQKRSRIEQLKLLIQQRETLQCIALNDFGESKATC, from the exons ATGACGTCATTTCGGTCAAAATTCCAAATTCCCGGTTTCATTACGTCAAAGGCATGCTCCTCCATCAGCAACCTAAAa GAAAATGGATATAGCATACTCCTAGGAGGACCCTCGTTAGCCCACTCTGTCGTGAAAGAGAACGTCAGGTACTTTTGGTTCTTCAAGTCGAAGAAGACCGTCGAGTATGGCAGTGGGAACTGTGGAGGACCACTTCCAGAGAGCAATCCTGTAGAACCTTGCGAGGGGTGTCCTTCTAAGTGTCTAgcgaagaaaacaaagaagaagacgacCGATTCGCGAAAGGATTCGTCGAAAAGCGAGGAGAAGCTCGACAACTGCGTGGAAGAGAAACCGGTAAAGGTGAAGTTGACCTGGTGGGAACAAATCTTCGGACCTGACCCAAAGAGATTCTGGCCAGATCCTTGCACCTGTCGCGTGGCTCTCagacagagaaagaaagaacgagCACGGGATCCGAGACTGATGGACCCGAGGTACAAGGAAACAGCTGGTGATGTCTTCATGTACACGGAAAATTTGAAGCCTCGCAGTCGTCCCTGTTTGGAACCACAACCGAAACCACCGCCAGCGTTCAAGGTACCCAAGGCTGTGCTGTTCAGGATGATGGACGAGGGTGGCGAGATG GGTCCACTTAGTAACGTCGTCATAGAGCAGAAAACGGACGAAAATCTTAAGATTTCATCTCACAAGTACAGAATTCCATACGAAGAAATGAGACCGCCAGAGAGAAGAAGGAGAGTATTTACTTGTCACGAAGGAATTCGATCGGAGGACGTCATCAGACCAGTCAGCGTAGAACTCAACACCTCCAGAGCACCCCTAATTAATCATCAACTCCACATGCAGCAAGGAGTACAAAACAATTGTAATAAACCTCccgaaaaaattgaaaaagctCCGGTCGTGGGGAACAATATTCCAGAACAAGGTTCTCAAAAACGTTCTAGAATAGAACAGCTCAAACTGCTCATTCAGCAGAGGGAGACCTTGCAATGTATTGCCTTGAACGACTTCGGTGAAAGTAAAGCGACCTGTTAG